One part of the Gossypium raimondii isolate GPD5lz chromosome 1, ASM2569854v1, whole genome shotgun sequence genome encodes these proteins:
- the LOC105786406 gene encoding transcription factor RAX2 gives MGRAPCCDKSNVKKGPWSPEEDAMLKDFIHKHGTGGNWISLPQKAGLRRCGKSCRLRWLNYLRPNIKHGKFSDDEDRIICNLFASIGSRWSIIAANLPGRTDNDIKNYWNTKLKKKLFGMVPHSYSSSSFSNITTAGSVLQSQQHRGFSANRLGRNKDSEFGYGGGSGGNHGDQQIGNLESFFYNEGDKNDHHNLMYSSRDIANGFSSSVGSISSSFDSNFLYGETTSLDYGIERINQQISSTSSSCEGFGFYQHNANDYPC, from the exons ATGGGAAGAGCTCCTTGTTGTGACAAATCTAATGTGAAGAAAGGTCCCTGGTCACCTGAAGAGGATGCAATGCTCAAAGACTTCATACACAAACATGGAACTGGTGGCAACTGGATTTCTCTCCCACAAAAAGCTG GCCTAAGGAGATGTGGGAAAAGTTGCAGATTAAGATGGCTGAACTATCTAAGGCCTAATATTAAACATGGAAAGTTCTCTGATGATGAAGATAGGATAATCTGCAATCTGTTTGCAAGCATTGGTAGCAg gTGGTCAATTATAGCAGCTAACTTACCAGGTAGAACTGATAATGATATCAAGAACTATTGGAACACAAAGTTGAAGAAGAAACTTTTTGGCATGGTTCCCCATAGCTATTCCTCATCAAGTTTTTCAAACATTACCACTGCTGGATCAGTTCTCCAATCACAGCAACATCGGGGGTTTTCCGCCAACCGGCTTGGCCGGAACAAGGACTCGGAGTTTGGATACGGTGGTGGCAGTGGTGGAAACCATGGTGATCAACAAATTGGCAATTTGGAGAGTTTTTTCTACAATGAAGGTGATAAAAATGACCACCACAACCTCATGTACTCATCTCGGGATATTGCTAATGGATTTTCGAGCTCCGTCGGTTCAATCAGTTCAAGTTTCGATTCAAACTTTTTGTACGGTGAAACAACATCATTAGATTATGGGATAGAGAGAATTAACCAGCAAATTAGTAGTACTTCTTCAAGTTGTGAGGGCTTTGGTTTCTATCAACACAATGCAAATGATTATCCATGTTAA
- the LOC105786401 gene encoding protein PTST homolog 3, chloroplastic isoform X3 — MAALFQFPTSISFSSHNPIFSSKPQQWISWKTHEYRPRRSLKICAFSIKRPRSGRKVKSNEELCNDIREFVAEVGLPEGHVPSFKELSQHGRNDLANIVRRRGYKLIQKLLSSSPETDGLIADTSVVQKHNATSDSEDTFEGQYLKSENATEVVPLSTEAFNTENKLVAEDIDSDDHNCMRETTVYTSGDQMEMESTVLEDVSTSTLLPFEENYSGSLSVNLDQNSDDSSFMPEESPAMSILEEKVARFVQNGDLDAIEYTVYEKLNETNDEVATQSRTGSEDRLRNADDAVSKSNGSATVAKQVAPPVAMDYLPWSYDKMEAQTLNSDDSREDLDSKTTGRDTIIEINHLQFLLVYNFNHQKELELSLLKEQIEKEKIALASMQNKAETEIQKAQKLVSEKDAELLAAEESLSGLQEVQLEYTGDGEIVEVSGSFNGWHHRIKLDPKPSSTTKTPLESSKSKIWSTVLWLYPGVYEIKFVVDGQWTLDPQRESTTSSRICNNILRVDR, encoded by the exons ATGGCAGCTTTGTTTCAATTTCCAACTTCCATTTCCTTCTCTTCTCATAACCCCATCTTCTCATCAAAGCCACAACAATGGATAAGCTGGAAAACCCATGAATATAGACCTAGAAGAAGCTTAAAAATATGTGCTTTTTCTATTAAAAGACCCAG gAGTGGGAGAAAGGTAAAGAGTAATGAGGAACTGTGTAATGATATAAGGGAATTTGTAGCTGAGGTTGGGCTTCCAGAGGGTCATGTTCCTTCCTTTAAAGAACTTTCTCAGCATGGAAG GAATGATCTGGCTAACATTGTTCGAAGGAGAGGATACAAGCTCATCCAAAAGCTTCTTTCGAGCTCACCAGAAACCGATGGACTTATTGCAGATACAAGCGTAGTTCAAAAGCACAATGCCACCAGTGATTCGGAAGATACTTTTGAAG GTCAATATCTAAAGAGTGAGAATGCAACCGAAGTTGTTCCTTTGTCAACCGAAGCTTTCAACACGGAGAATAAGTTGGTTGCAGAGGATATTGATTCCGATGACCATAATTGCATGAGGGAAACTACAGTGTATACTTCAGGAGATCAAATGGAAATGGAAAGCACCGTGCTTGAAGATGTTTCCACATCAACTTTGCTCCCGTTCGAGGAAAACTATTCTGGGAGTTTGAGTGTTAATCTGGACCAGAATTCTGATGATAGTAGTTTCATGCCTGAAGAATCTCCGGCCATGtcaattttggaggaaaaagtTGCGAGATTTGTTCAGAATGGAGATTTGGATGCAATCGAGT ATACTGTTTACGAGAAATTAAATGAAACTAATGATGAAGTAGCAACTCAATCAAGGACAGGAAGTGAAGATCGCTTGAGAAATGCTGATGATGCTGTCTCCAAATCGAATGGAAGTGCAACAGTTGCCAAGCAGGTTGCTCCTCCTGTAGCAATGGATTATCTTCCTTGGAG TTATGACAAGATGGAAGCTCAAACACTAAACAGTGATGATTCGAGGGAGGATTTGGATTCCAAG ACCACTGGAAGGGACACCATAATTGAGATTAATCATCTCCAGTTTTTGCTggtatataattttaat CACCAGAAGGAATTAGAATTATCCCTATTGAAGGAGCAGATTGAAAAGGAAAAG ATTGCTTTGGCTTCCATGCAAAACAAGGCTGAAACAGAGATCCAAAAAGCTCAAAAACTTGTCTCTGAGAAGGATGCTGAATTGCTTGCTGCTGAAGAAAGCTTATCGGGCCTACAAGAG GTGCAACTTGAATACACTGGAGATGGTGAAATTGTGGAAGTATCTGGTAGCTTCAATGGTTGGCATCATCGGATTAAATTGGATCCTAAGCCATCTTCTACCACTAAAACCCCCCTTGAATCAAG TAAGTCCAAAATCTGGTCAACGGTGCTATGGCTTTATCCTGGGGTATACGAG ATAAAATTTGTTGTCGACGGTCAATGGACACTTGATCCTCAAAGAGAGTCAACAACCAGCAGTAGAATATGTAACAACATTCTCCGAGTTGATAGATAA
- the LOC105786401 gene encoding protein PTST homolog 3, chloroplastic isoform X1 has protein sequence MAALFQFPTSISFSSHNPIFSSKPQQWISWKTHEYRPRRSLKICAFSIKRPRSGRKVKSNEELCNDIREFVAEVGLPEGHVPSFKELSQHGRNDLANIVRRRGYKLIQKLLSSSPETDGLIADTSVVQKHNATSDSEDTFEGQYLKSENATEVVPLSTEAFNTENKLVAEDIDSDDHNCMRETTVYTSGDQMEMESTVLEDVSTSTLLPFEENYSGSLSVNLDQNSDDSSFMPEESPAMSILEEKVARFVQNGDLDAIECACYADTVYEKLNETNDEVATQSRTGSEDRLRNADDAVSKSNGSATVAKQVAPPVAMDYLPWSYDKMEAQTLNSDDSREDLDSKTTGRDTIIEINHLQFLLVYNFNHQKELELSLLKEQIEKEKIALASMQNKAETEIQKAQKLVSEKDAELLAAEESLSGLQEVQLEYTGDGEIVEVSGSFNGWHHRIKLDPKPSSTTKTPLESSKSKIWSTVLWLYPGVYEIKFVVDGQWTLDPQRESTTSSRICNNILRVDR, from the exons ATGGCAGCTTTGTTTCAATTTCCAACTTCCATTTCCTTCTCTTCTCATAACCCCATCTTCTCATCAAAGCCACAACAATGGATAAGCTGGAAAACCCATGAATATAGACCTAGAAGAAGCTTAAAAATATGTGCTTTTTCTATTAAAAGACCCAG gAGTGGGAGAAAGGTAAAGAGTAATGAGGAACTGTGTAATGATATAAGGGAATTTGTAGCTGAGGTTGGGCTTCCAGAGGGTCATGTTCCTTCCTTTAAAGAACTTTCTCAGCATGGAAG GAATGATCTGGCTAACATTGTTCGAAGGAGAGGATACAAGCTCATCCAAAAGCTTCTTTCGAGCTCACCAGAAACCGATGGACTTATTGCAGATACAAGCGTAGTTCAAAAGCACAATGCCACCAGTGATTCGGAAGATACTTTTGAAG GTCAATATCTAAAGAGTGAGAATGCAACCGAAGTTGTTCCTTTGTCAACCGAAGCTTTCAACACGGAGAATAAGTTGGTTGCAGAGGATATTGATTCCGATGACCATAATTGCATGAGGGAAACTACAGTGTATACTTCAGGAGATCAAATGGAAATGGAAAGCACCGTGCTTGAAGATGTTTCCACATCAACTTTGCTCCCGTTCGAGGAAAACTATTCTGGGAGTTTGAGTGTTAATCTGGACCAGAATTCTGATGATAGTAGTTTCATGCCTGAAGAATCTCCGGCCATGtcaattttggaggaaaaagtTGCGAGATTTGTTCAGAATGGAGATTTGGATGCAATCGAGT GTGCTTGCTATGCAGATACTGTTTACGAGAAATTAAATGAAACTAATGATGAAGTAGCAACTCAATCAAGGACAGGAAGTGAAGATCGCTTGAGAAATGCTGATGATGCTGTCTCCAAATCGAATGGAAGTGCAACAGTTGCCAAGCAGGTTGCTCCTCCTGTAGCAATGGATTATCTTCCTTGGAG TTATGACAAGATGGAAGCTCAAACACTAAACAGTGATGATTCGAGGGAGGATTTGGATTCCAAG ACCACTGGAAGGGACACCATAATTGAGATTAATCATCTCCAGTTTTTGCTggtatataattttaat CACCAGAAGGAATTAGAATTATCCCTATTGAAGGAGCAGATTGAAAAGGAAAAG ATTGCTTTGGCTTCCATGCAAAACAAGGCTGAAACAGAGATCCAAAAAGCTCAAAAACTTGTCTCTGAGAAGGATGCTGAATTGCTTGCTGCTGAAGAAAGCTTATCGGGCCTACAAGAG GTGCAACTTGAATACACTGGAGATGGTGAAATTGTGGAAGTATCTGGTAGCTTCAATGGTTGGCATCATCGGATTAAATTGGATCCTAAGCCATCTTCTACCACTAAAACCCCCCTTGAATCAAG TAAGTCCAAAATCTGGTCAACGGTGCTATGGCTTTATCCTGGGGTATACGAG ATAAAATTTGTTGTCGACGGTCAATGGACACTTGATCCTCAAAGAGAGTCAACAACCAGCAGTAGAATATGTAACAACATTCTCCGAGTTGATAGATAA
- the LOC105786401 gene encoding protein PTST homolog 3, chloroplastic isoform X2 codes for MAALFQFPTSISFSSHNPIFSSKPQQWISWKTHEYRPRRSLKICAFSIKRPRSGRKVKSNEELCNDIREFVAEVGLPEGHVPSFKELSQHGRNDLANIVRRRGYKLIQKLLSSSPETDGLIADTSVVQKHNATSDSEDTFEGQYLKSENATEVVPLSTEAFNTENKLVAEDIDSDDHNCMRETTVYTSGDQMEMESTVLEDVSTSTLLPFEENYSGSLSVNLDQNSDDSSFMPEESPAMSILEEKVARFVQNGDLDAIECACYADTVYEKLNETNDEVATQSRTGSEDRLRNADDAVSKSNGSATVAKQVAPPVAMDYLPWSYDKMEAQTLNSDDSREDLDSKTTGRDTIIEINHLQFLLHQKELELSLLKEQIEKEKIALASMQNKAETEIQKAQKLVSEKDAELLAAEESLSGLQEVQLEYTGDGEIVEVSGSFNGWHHRIKLDPKPSSTTKTPLESSKSKIWSTVLWLYPGVYEIKFVVDGQWTLDPQRESTTSSRICNNILRVDR; via the exons ATGGCAGCTTTGTTTCAATTTCCAACTTCCATTTCCTTCTCTTCTCATAACCCCATCTTCTCATCAAAGCCACAACAATGGATAAGCTGGAAAACCCATGAATATAGACCTAGAAGAAGCTTAAAAATATGTGCTTTTTCTATTAAAAGACCCAG gAGTGGGAGAAAGGTAAAGAGTAATGAGGAACTGTGTAATGATATAAGGGAATTTGTAGCTGAGGTTGGGCTTCCAGAGGGTCATGTTCCTTCCTTTAAAGAACTTTCTCAGCATGGAAG GAATGATCTGGCTAACATTGTTCGAAGGAGAGGATACAAGCTCATCCAAAAGCTTCTTTCGAGCTCACCAGAAACCGATGGACTTATTGCAGATACAAGCGTAGTTCAAAAGCACAATGCCACCAGTGATTCGGAAGATACTTTTGAAG GTCAATATCTAAAGAGTGAGAATGCAACCGAAGTTGTTCCTTTGTCAACCGAAGCTTTCAACACGGAGAATAAGTTGGTTGCAGAGGATATTGATTCCGATGACCATAATTGCATGAGGGAAACTACAGTGTATACTTCAGGAGATCAAATGGAAATGGAAAGCACCGTGCTTGAAGATGTTTCCACATCAACTTTGCTCCCGTTCGAGGAAAACTATTCTGGGAGTTTGAGTGTTAATCTGGACCAGAATTCTGATGATAGTAGTTTCATGCCTGAAGAATCTCCGGCCATGtcaattttggaggaaaaagtTGCGAGATTTGTTCAGAATGGAGATTTGGATGCAATCGAGT GTGCTTGCTATGCAGATACTGTTTACGAGAAATTAAATGAAACTAATGATGAAGTAGCAACTCAATCAAGGACAGGAAGTGAAGATCGCTTGAGAAATGCTGATGATGCTGTCTCCAAATCGAATGGAAGTGCAACAGTTGCCAAGCAGGTTGCTCCTCCTGTAGCAATGGATTATCTTCCTTGGAG TTATGACAAGATGGAAGCTCAAACACTAAACAGTGATGATTCGAGGGAGGATTTGGATTCCAAG ACCACTGGAAGGGACACCATAATTGAGATTAATCATCTCCAGTTTTTGCTg CACCAGAAGGAATTAGAATTATCCCTATTGAAGGAGCAGATTGAAAAGGAAAAG ATTGCTTTGGCTTCCATGCAAAACAAGGCTGAAACAGAGATCCAAAAAGCTCAAAAACTTGTCTCTGAGAAGGATGCTGAATTGCTTGCTGCTGAAGAAAGCTTATCGGGCCTACAAGAG GTGCAACTTGAATACACTGGAGATGGTGAAATTGTGGAAGTATCTGGTAGCTTCAATGGTTGGCATCATCGGATTAAATTGGATCCTAAGCCATCTTCTACCACTAAAACCCCCCTTGAATCAAG TAAGTCCAAAATCTGGTCAACGGTGCTATGGCTTTATCCTGGGGTATACGAG ATAAAATTTGTTGTCGACGGTCAATGGACACTTGATCCTCAAAGAGAGTCAACAACCAGCAGTAGAATATGTAACAACATTCTCCGAGTTGATAGATAA